One genomic segment of Gossypium arboreum isolate Shixiya-1 chromosome 3, ASM2569848v2, whole genome shotgun sequence includes these proteins:
- the LOC108476242 gene encoding mitochondrial import receptor subunit TOM40-1-like: MAGLVPPGASPDASKPGHSKADEKTDYTNLPCPIPYEELHREALMSLKPETFEGLRFDFTKGLNQKFSLSHSVFMGPTEIPSQSAETIKIPTAHYEFGTNFIDPNLMLIGRVLTDGRLNARLKWDLTDNFTVKANAQLSNEPHMSHGMFNFDYKGKDFRSQFQMGNGALFGASYIQSITQHLSLGGEVFWAGQHRKSGTGYAARYETDKMVATGQVANTGIVALSYVQKVSDKVSLATDLMYNYMSRDVTASVGYDYILRQCRLRGKIDSNGCTTSYLEERLNMGLNFILSAEIDHRKKDYKFGFGLTVG; encoded by the exons ATGGCGGGGCTTGTACCTCCTGGTGCCTCACCCGATGCTTCCAAGCCGGGTCATTCCAAAGCTGATGAGAAAACTGATTACACGAATCTCCCTTGCCCTATTCCTTATGAAGAGCTCCACCGCGAAGCTCTCA TGTCTCTGAAGCCAGAAACTTTTGAAGGATTGCGATTTGATTTCACCAAAGGACTAAATCAGAAATTCTCACTCAGTCACAG TGTGTTTATGGGCCCAACAGAAATCCCTTCTCAATCTGCTGAAACCATTAAAATTCCTACTGCCCACTATGAATTTGGTACCAACTTCATTGACCCGAAT TTGATGCTTATTGGGAGGGTGCTGACTGATGGTAGACTCAATGCAAGACTGAAATGGGATTTGACTGACAATTTTACTGTGAAGGCTAATGCTCAG CTCTCAAATGAGCCTCATATGTCACATGGCATGTTCAACTTTGATTACAAG GGTAAAGACTTCAGGTCTCAATTCCAAATGGGAAATGGTGCGCTATTTGGAGCTAGTTACATCCAG AGTATAACACAACATTTATCCTTAGGTGGTGAAGTATTTTGGGCTGGTCAGCACCGAAAGTCAGGCACTGGTTATGCTGCCCGATATGAAACAGATAAGATG GTTGCTACAGGGCAAGTTGCAAATACTGGAATTGTTGCTTTGAGCTATGTTCAGAAGGTATCTGATAAG GTTTCTCTCGCGACAGATTTGATGTATAACTACATGTCAAGAGATGTAACAGCAAGTGTCGGCTACGATTACATCCTAAGACAG TGTCGTTTGAGGGGAAAGATCGATTCCAATGGATGCACAACCTCGTATCTGGAAGAGCGATTAAATATGGGCCTAAACTTCATTCTCTCTGCAGAG ATAGATCATAGGAAGAAAGACTACAAATTTGGATTTGGATTGACTGTGGGGTGA
- the LOC108476243 gene encoding uncharacterized protein LOC108476243, translating into MSGRKKSYAATTENDAVDQLLQAAQDEMLLELSVDSHMSRVAPDYLNPDLRRRFQALRSRPSSSHSQQKKQSSAPPPSPPKPQPEQKEDEEKKDRKSKVVVPDNVDEELKAVLGDDLSARFAALKASLSSSSSNPTAATSISTNEVRIGLEKSDGEDDEEDEVERVVQWAKDAARLDPSPASDEDDDDLIGSDSDDKDTDYDDDPKHKKKESKLRK; encoded by the exons ATGAGCGGCAGAAAGAAGAGCTACGCCGCAACGACGGAGAACGATGCTGTGGATCAGCTGTTGCAAGCGGCGCAGGATGAGATGCTCTTAGAACTCTCTGTCGACAGTCACATGTCACGTGTGGCACCTGATTATCTCAACCCTGATCTCCGCCGTCGATTCCAGGCTCTCCGATCCCGACCTTCCTCTTCCCATTCACAACAGAAGAAACAATCATCGGCACCACCACCATCGCCGCCGAAACCACAGCCGGAGCAAAAAGAAGACGAAGAGAAAAAGGATCGAAAATCGAAGGTTGTCGTTCCCGACAATGTCGACGAGGAACTGAAGGCTGTGTTGGGCGATGATCTCTCCGCACGATTCGCTGCTCTCAAGGCTTCCTTGTCTTCATCTTCTTCTAATCCTACTGCTGCTACTAGTATTTCCACTAACGAAGTTCGTATCGGTCTCGAAAAATCCGACGGCGAAGATGATGAGGAAGATGAAGTTGAAAGAGTGGTCCAATGGGCCAAGGATGCTGCTCGCCTTGACCCTTCTCCTGCCTctgatgaagatgatgatgacCTAATCGGTTCTGATTCCGATGATAAAGATACTGACTATGATGATGAtcctaaacataaaaaaaaggaATCAAAACTTA GGAAATGA